One window from the genome of Streptomyces sp. NBC_00287 encodes:
- a CDS encoding electron transfer flavoprotein subunit beta/FixA family protein, translated as MSLRIVVTVKYVPDATGDRHFADDLTVDRDDVDGLLSELDEYAVEQALQISENSDDDVEITVLTVGPEDAKDALRKALSMGADKAIHVEDDDLHGTDAIGTSLVLAKAIEKAGYDLVISGMASTDGTMGVVPALLAERLGVPQVTLLSEVSVEDGTVKGRRDGDAASEQLEASLPAVVSVTDQSGEARYPSFKGIMAAKKKPVESWDLEDLEIEADEVGLEGSYTVVDSAAERPARTAGTIVKDEGEGGKQLAEFLAGQKFI; from the coding sequence GCGACCGGCACTTCGCCGATGACCTGACCGTCGACCGGGACGACGTGGACGGTCTGCTCTCCGAGCTCGACGAGTACGCCGTCGAGCAGGCGCTGCAGATCTCCGAGAACTCGGACGACGACGTCGAGATCACCGTTCTGACCGTGGGCCCCGAGGACGCCAAGGACGCGCTCCGCAAGGCCCTTTCGATGGGCGCCGACAAGGCGATCCACGTCGAGGACGACGATCTGCACGGCACCGACGCCATCGGCACCTCCCTGGTGCTGGCCAAGGCGATCGAGAAGGCCGGCTACGACCTGGTCATCTCCGGTATGGCCTCCACCGACGGCACCATGGGCGTCGTCCCCGCGCTGCTCGCCGAGCGCCTGGGCGTCCCGCAGGTCACCCTGCTGTCCGAGGTCTCCGTGGAGGACGGCACGGTCAAGGGCCGCCGCGACGGCGACGCCGCCTCCGAGCAGCTCGAGGCCTCCCTCCCGGCGGTCGTGTCGGTCACCGACCAGTCGGGCGAGGCGCGTTACCCGTCCTTCAAGGGCATCATGGCGGCCAAGAAGAAGCCGGTGGAGTCCTGGGACCTGGAGGACCTGGAGATCGAGGCCGACGAGGTCGGTCTGGAGGGCTCCTACACGGTGGTCGACTCCGCGGCCGAGCGTCCGGCCCGTACCGCCGGCACGATCGTCAAGGACGAGGGCGAGGGCGGCAAGCAGCTCG